The genomic interval TAACGCACTCCGACTTGCCAATTCTGGTTTAAAGGCTTTTGCACCCCCCATCTACTGTATAATAGGTAAACGTCGTTTGGGTATATAATTTAAAATGCGGTGTAGGACGCGCTTTAAAAATAAGTGGTGTACTTTGATAAGAATAAGCATCATTAAAACCCTCGCCAATACGATAACCTTGGTCGAATAAAACCTTTGTTTTAGCTGCTATATGCGTGTGTTGAACTTTGTAACCGTAAGTGAAGTTATCAAACTGAAGGTTTGCATCATCCCATATCACACCCTTAAGCGTTGCATTACTGGTTGCCTGATTGTGACAGAATCTTTTGTATCTCTAAAAAGACCTCACCATCGAATAAGGAACTCAGTCTCTAATTCCCAAATATTTTTTTACTTGTATCACCGCCTGCTCTATGGTCACTGCACCAGTATCAATACTGAGGTCATCTTGTCCATATTGATGGACTAGGTCATATAAACCTCGGGCTCTTCCTAATACTCTATCACCTCTCGTTCGCTCTCTTTCCTCGACAATATTTAAAGGACAATGAACGCCAATACGCAATACATGATAAGGAGCAAAAGCGCGTTTACAATCGTCAAACATTTTTTGGTTATGATATACCTGGTCAAAAATAACTTTGTTTCCAGTAGCGACTAACTCTGCCACTACTAGAGGCATGGCATCTATAATGGATTGAAAAACGGGGCCAAAAACAGCTTCTATTTTCTTTGGTTGCCCATTTTTCTGCACCTCAATCATTCTCACTCCCTGTTCAAGATAGGCATTATGAGGACTTTGCTCAGGACTAGCAGCATCTTCCCAATAACGTTTAGGCGCTAGCATGATTAATGTGTCGAAAGAACAATGCAAATAAGGTATGATAAAATCATCCTGCATAGCTTTAGCTAAAGTTGTTTTCCCTGCACTAGAAGTACCATTTAGAATAATAATTTCAGGCCATTGAGACATATGAATCATTCCATTACCAACTCGATTATAAAATCTTACCCTACTTAGTATTTAATTCACATCAGCCAGCTAAGATTATTTGAATTTAAACAGAAAGGTTGGGTTATTTGACCCAACAGCAGGGTGGGATGGTTCATTAGAACCTAATATTACAATATAATATAAGCATGTTACGAGCTTCGAGAGTAGGTATGCCTTATAACAAAGTATTTCCACTAATGGGGGTTGGTACCTTTATTGGTGTGGAAGCAGATCACATTGAAAATGTATCAGAGCGAATGGCTGCTGTTAAAAATACGGTGCTTAAAGCTTTGGAGCTAGGCTATAGACATATCGACCTTGCATTAAGCTACGGCAATTTATCTGCAATTGGTGTGGCATTACAGCAAGCGATGAAACCTAAATTGGAGGGTGGCTTGGGCATCTCTCGCGATGAATTATGGCTTACCATGAAATCAGATCAGTATAAGCCTGAAAATATCCAAGTGTATCTAGACACCTTAGGTGTAGAGTACATTGATACTTTTATGCTTCATCATCCTTACACAAATCATATTTTCGGTAGTGAAGAGCAACTGACGAATACATGGGGGGCAGTAACATCTCTTTTAGGTGATAAAGTTAAAACGGTAGGGGTGTCTAATTGCTATCCAGGCCATCTCTCACGACTAGTAGCTGTATGTGACAAGCATCACTTGCCTAAGCCATTCAGCAACGAAGTTGAATCAAATTTATTATGTCCTAATGATGCAACCATTAAATTTTGTCGAGACAGTGGGATACAAGTTATTGCTTATTCACCGCTGGGCTACAATATGTCTTCTATGATACTCGAGTCTGAAATATTAGTAACAATCGCTGATAGTATGGATGCGACACCTACTCAGGTTGCATTGGCATGGCATATGGCGCGAGGTGTGGCTGTGATTCCTAAATCAACTCATGCGGCAAGACTTCAAGAAAATTTGGCGGCATTGACCTATGTTGGGGATATAGACGGAAACAAACAGGGACAATTGTCTACAATAGCTATTGACGGTATGGATGCTGTGACTGAAACGGCAGCAGCAGCTAAAGCGCATGCTGAATCATTAGTTTGGGTTGTGGTCGAATCTGAATTTGATTCAGAAGTAGACGATGAAAAGGCTAAGACTTCATGCTTTAAATGCGGTTAAAAGTTTTTCGCTGAGAATCATTGATACTCATTAGGCTGCACGCCAGTTACCAAACTTACAATAACATTTGAATTATTTGAGTTTCTACAAAACGCTCGTAATCGGTAATGAGTTAAGTAAAATTCTTAGTCAGGAAAATTTTGAGCCAAACAATTTAAAAAGTTGTTTAAGTGACCAGTCTGGTCGTCAAATTGTTACAGGTCTAGTTGTTAATAAAAAATTAAATGTTCCTAAAGAATATCTAAAAGAAATTCGAGCCATGCTTTACTCATGGGAGAAATTTGGTTTAGAACAAGCAAGCGATTATTGGTTAGAAAAATTTAATAAAAAAATAGAGCTAGTTATAATTGTCGAAAATTTAGTTTAGTTCTTAGGGGTAAAATAAATTATTTAGAAACAAACTCCACATACTTAAAATTAGGCTCTAGACTTGCCAGCTTGGATTCTGCATTTAGGATAGATATTAAATCCCTACATTCCGCTATTGCTGATGAAATCAGAGTATTGTGTGAAGGTGAGACAGATAGAATCCATTTAGAAGTAGCTATAAATCATTTCCATGCTAAAGGTACATTTCTCAATTTGAAACTTGTATTTCCCAGCCAAGAATATGGTGGTGATAAGGCATTGCAAAATAAATGCTTAGGACTATCTTCTTCTTCCCAAACTCACTTGACCATTTGTCTTTTTGATAGGGACAATAAACAAATTATTCATGAAATGGCTGGTTCGACGTCTAATTACAAAGATCACGGTAATAATGTTTTTTCATTGGTAATTCCCCCGTTTCTTCTCGAAAAGATGATTTTATTTGTATTGAACTGGAGGTTGAGAATGAGTAAAATTATTGATGCTATGCTGGAAACAGCTAAAGATCTTAGGTTAGATGCAATTACTATTAAAGAAATAGAAATGCTTAACTTAAGTGAGGTTAAAGAACTTGAGGCACAAGAAATAAAAAAATGCGAATTAAAGAAAAAGTTAGCCAAGCTGTAATGGCTAAAATATTGAATGTTACTCCATCTACATATCAAAAGTGGGAAAGGGGAGAGGTGCACCCCAAAGGAGCCAATCTTAAACTACAGCGTTTAGCTCATGCTCATGGAATTCAATATATTTTATCTTAGAGCCTATCCGAAAAATACCATTCTATCCCATGAGCCCTATACTGAGATAATGGATTCCCCATAAGAATAGCAGAAATGGAACGGAAATCTTATCGCAGTAATTTAACGGACAAACAATTGCAACTTATTGAACCCCATTTACCCCAGAGAAACAACGAGGAAGACCAAGAACAACAAATCTACGCGAAGTAGTTAACGCACTACTGTATCAGTTACGAACGGGCTGCGAGTGGGATATGATGCCCGAAGGGGTTCCTCCTAAGTCAACGGTAAACGGATACTTTAATGCATGGAAACGAGATGGCATTTTGGATGAAATAAACAGGGTTTTTCGCGAAAACATCCTCATCAAAGAAGGGCGTAACCGCATGCCAAGTGCATCAATTATAGATAGTCAAACCAGTAAACCAGCTTCTGTTTCTGAATCTACAGGCTACGATGGAGCTAAGAAAACCAAAGGACGAAAGCGCCATATTGCCGTTGATGTGCTTGGTTTATTACTCGCCGTTGTTGTACACTCAGTGGCAATTGATGAACGCAGTGGCGCAAAACTACTGATGCAGCATTTGAAGCAATGGTTTCCAATTCTATTAAAGGTTTGGGCTGTCGGCGGCTACACTGGCAACACACTACAGAACTGGTTTTTATCGGTATGTCAGTGCATTTTGGAAATTGTTAAACGACCACGTAAAAATTTCAAATTGTGAAATGGAGATGGATTGTTGAGCGCTCTTTTGGGTGGTTAAACTGGCAAAAACGACTGAGCAAAGATTACGAGTATTATGAAGAGAGCGCTGAAGCATGGATTAAACTTGCCTTTATCAATGTGATGATTCATCGACTTCAGCCCGGATAGATATTTATAAATAAAGAGATATTAGTGGAGAAAATTCAGCTTCCAATGGATAGGTATGTCGCGCTACGGAATGTGTCTTCATTTTTTCTTGAAATATTATGAAATTGGTAATTTTAAATATTGATCAGATGATCTAAGTGGCTAAATATAATCCAATCCCGACCTGGATTGGGCTATGCCACCGCTTTTTCGGATAGCCTTATATCTACACCTCAAACATTATTTGGCGGCTCAAATCCTGATTCTCAAGGCGCTGGAAGCAAAACAGTTCAAGAATCAAGTTTCCAATTTGAGTTTAACTAAAATTTTTTGAAGCATATTCAGTTCATTGCCAGTTTGGGCTGGATATGCGGTAAAACCCAACATAGTAATAGTTCTACCTTCAGCAGGACACAATTCATTTCACGACTATCAAATTATTTAATATGACATATAAGAATAATTGTTTGTACT from Legionella sainthelensi carries:
- a CDS encoding helix-turn-helix domain-containing protein, which codes for MAKILNVTPSTYQKWERGEVHPKGANLKLQRLAHAHGIQYILS
- a CDS encoding chloramphenicol phosphotransferase CPT family protein codes for the protein MSQWPEIIILNGTSSAGKTTLAKAMQDDFIIPYLHCSFDTLIMLAPKRYWEDAASPEQSPHNAYLEQGVRMIEVQKNGQPKKIEAVFGPVFQSIIDAMPLVVAELVATGNKVIFDQVYHNQKMFDDCKRAFAPYHVLRIGVHCPLNIVEERERTRGDRVLGRARGLYDLVHQYGQDDLSIDTGAVTIEQAVIQVKKYLGIRD
- a CDS encoding aldo/keto reductase family protein, giving the protein MPYNKVFPLMGVGTFIGVEADHIENVSERMAAVKNTVLKALELGYRHIDLALSYGNLSAIGVALQQAMKPKLEGGLGISRDELWLTMKSDQYKPENIQVYLDTLGVEYIDTFMLHHPYTNHIFGSEEQLTNTWGAVTSLLGDKVKTVGVSNCYPGHLSRLVAVCDKHHLPKPFSNEVESNLLCPNDATIKFCRDSGIQVIAYSPLGYNMSSMILESEILVTIADSMDATPTQVALAWHMARGVAVIPKSTHAARLQENLAALTYVGDIDGNKQGQLSTIAIDGMDAVTETAAAAKAHAESLVWVVVESEFDSEVDDEKAKTSCFKCG
- a CDS encoding transposase, with protein sequence MKWRWIVERSFGWLNWQKRLSKDYEYYEESAEAWIKLAFINVMIHRLQPG